Within the Emticicia oligotrophica DSM 17448 genome, the region AAATGTTAAAATCGACAATCCAATAATTACTTTCATTTTGGATTGTGGTTGAAACGTTAATCAAAGCTAAGCAGACATTCGAGTGATAAGTTAAGGAAAGATTACTTTTTTTTACGAAAATTCTTGAATAATCTTCCTTTTCTTGTTGAGCAACTAAAGTATTAATCTCACTTAATACTTCGCTCATTGAATTAAGGGTTGTTTTGTCAGCAGCAGTTTTTACTTTTCTATTTTCCATTTTTATCAGCATAAGGTAAAAGTGTAGGTTACTCAGAGGTCTTGCCAACATTAACAAAATTTATGCCACTATTTGGTAGTTTTAAAATCTGTATCCGTTGGATAATATATTTTTTTTGTATGATAAAGTTAAAGAGTTTTGGGCAGATTGTTCTATAAAAAAATAAAATTTTAGGCAAAAAGTTATCTAATGGATGTAAACAATAATAAACTTAATTTGAGTCAACCAAAAATGTCTAAAACATCTCATTTTAGGTGTTTTTTTGCTTCTTTTTTCTAATATTTGCTAGTATAGCTACTGTTAAAAAAACAAATTTGGTACGATTATTTCATACAAATTGATGGGACATCGTAATGGTCACTCCAACCCCTCCATTTCCAAAATGCATGCTTACTTAATAAAGCAAGTATTTTTTTTTGTTAATAGGGGGTGTTGGAAGTGATTGTATACGTAACCGAAAAATTCTGTATAGCAAGAAATTAGGAAAGACAGATATTTTAGATAAATAACCTTAAATAGGAGGAGAGAATGTAATTTCAATACTTTTTAAAATGGGTTATCTGCGAAATAAAATATAAAAACATTATTCACTCAATAGCAATTGTCAGTAAAAGTGGAGTTGGTATCAGCTCCATTTTTCTTTTGTATCACAGCTAATCTTACGTAAATAGAACCATTTTTTCTACAAGTCTATTTACGCAGAAATACCTTCTCCTATTTACAAAATACGATTAAAACTACTCACAACATTAGTTTTAGGTTAAAATGTATATTTGTGCTTGAACGCATTTTGTTTGGATTGAAATATCCTTGTATCTTGCTGAATCATCAATACTATTTAACCACAAATGAATTCTATCATACAATTTTTGGATAACCTCGCTTGGTGGGCTTATGTTATCATTTTTTTAATTGTCCTATTATTGAGAGATATTTTGCAAAAAAAGCATACAATTCAGCATAATTTTCCTCTGATTGGGCATTTAAGGTATTTTATAGAGAGTGTTGGGCCCGAATTACGCCAGTATATTGTGGCAAATAATAGAGAAGAATTGCCGTTTAATCGCCGACAACGTTCGTGGATTTATGCGTCATCAAAAAAAGAAAATAATTTTCAAGGATTTGGTACCGACCAAGATATGTACAGTGCGGGCTATAATTTTATTAAACCTGCCATGTTACCTTTTAAATTACCCAAAGGTCATCCGAATTTAGAGAATCCTTACATCTGTCCCTCCGCCAAGATTATAGGTGAATACCATAGCCGTCTGAAGCCTTACCTTCCTAAATCAGTTGTAAATATTTCGGGAATGAGCTACGGTTCATTATCAGCTACTGCAATTGAATCCATGAATAAAGGGGCCGCAAAATTTGGTTGTTATCATAATACTGGAGAAGGTGGGCTTTCGCCATATCATAAGAACGGCTCCGATGTTGTACTCAATATCGGTACGGCATACTTTGGAATTAGAGATGATGAAGGAAATTTTGTTTTAGAGAAATTGGTAAAGCTTTGTAGTGAAAATCCTTGTATAAAAATGATTGAGTTGAAGCTTTCACAAGGAGCAAAGCCCGGGAAAGGAGGTGTTTTACCTGCTTCTAAACTTACTAAAGAATTGGCCGAGATTCGTCATGTTCCTATGGGTAAAGATGTCATTTCTCCTGCTTTTCATAGTGCTTTTTCAGATATCAAAGAAATGATAGAGTTCATCGAACTCATGGCTAATGCAACAGGCCTGCCAGTGGGGATTAAATCGGCAGTTGGTAAACTCGAAATGTGGGAAGAATTGGCCGATTTAATGAAAAAAACTGGAAAAGGACCCGATTTTATTACAATAGATGGTGGAGAAGGAGGTACTGGAGCTGCTCCACCAAGTTTTGCTGACCACGTTTCACTTCCTTTTGTGTATGCGTTTTCATCGGTTTACAGAATATTTCAAAAACGTGAGCTGACTGATAAAATTACATTTATTGGCTCCGGAAAATTAGGTTTGCCAGATACCGCCGTTATGGCTTTTTCAATGGGTGCTGATGTGATAAATGTTGGTCGTGAATCAATGATTTCGATTGGTTGTATTCAGGCTCAAATTTGTCATACAAATAGATGCCCAAGTGGAGTGGCAACCCAAAATAAATGGTTGCAAGGAGGAATTGACCCTACGCTTAAAAGTGAGCGTTTTTATAATTACATTAAAACACTTACGAAGGAGATATTAGATATTTGTCATGCTTGCGGATACGAACACCCAAGCCAATTTATGATGGATGACGTTGACGTTGCGATGGGTGATAATAATCGTACACAGTCTCTACGCATGACTTATCATTATCAAAAAACGCCTGTAAAATTCGAAGGTTTACAAAAGCTATTAGATAGCCCATACTTGGGTGGCAAAACAGCATAAAAAATAAGGATACTTAATAAAATAGAAAAGCAAGAATCAAATGGCTCTTGCTTTTACTCTCGTCAAACTGCTGTTGATTATTAAAACCACCAATTTGTCAATTGGAGAAATTGGTGGTTTTAATTTATGCTCTATATGCGTTGATTGCGATAATTATCATAAAAATGAGTCCATATAAGAGTTCTTCAAAGTGTTCGTAAAAAAATTTTTTCATGCTTCCATTGCTTTTTCTCTAGGATTCTATTTAGCATCGAAAGGTTGAAAGAACTTTGAATTTTTTTTATAAGCGAAAGACACACCACTGAGCTTTTTCTAGCTGCTTTAAAATTTTGGAGTAACTGCTTACATGGCTATAAACATTCTTATGTTTATTTGATACAAAGTACGGTATATATGAATAGTTATGCAATACCCCAATTTGGGTATTTTTTTGTGAAAAATATCCGTGCTAGTACGGATATTATACTTCGAAGATAGTCAGAAATTTAGATTAATTTATGTTCAACCGCGTATTTGATGAGGCCAACAATAGTTTTAGTATTGGTTTTACGGTAGATGTTTTTTCGGTGAGTTTCAACCGTTCGCTCTGAAATACAAAGCTTTTTCCCGATTTCATTATTTGAAAGTTCTTGAGAAATAAGTTTAACAATTTCAATTTCGCGTTCAGTTAAGTGATAAGTTTCTTCATCAGGCTTATTTGATAAACTTCTAAGAATTTCATTAGAAACTTCTCTACTAAAATAGACATTTCCCTGGGCTATTGTATCTATGGCTTCAATGAGCTCATCACGACCAATTGTTTTAATAATAAAGCCAGAAATGCCCAAATCAATCAAATCATGAACGATTGATACATCATAGGAAACAGATAATGCTAGTACTTTTATGTGAGGGAAACGTTTTTTTACCTGTTGTGTCAATTCCATGCCTGTCATTTTAGGCATATATAAATCTGTTAGTAGAATATCAACATGATTTTTATTGAGAAAATCTAAAGCGGTATTACCATCTGAGCATTTACAAATTACTTGGTAATCGCCCACACTATGAAGCATAGATTCAATACCATCAAGTAATATTTGATGGTCATCAACTATTAAAATTTGTAATTTATTGCCTGACATTAGCGTTAATTCAACGGAATTTCAATCACTACACTTGTGCCTCTTCCAATTGAAGAGTCAAAATTAACATTTCCATTGAGATATTCTACGCGAGTAGCTATGTTTTTTAAACCAATGCCATGGTTTTCTGTGTTTTCAGTATCAAATCCTCGGCCATCATCTTCAATAATCAAGATTAGTTCAGTATCATGCTTAACTAATTCTATATTTACCTTTTTTGCTCCAGCGTGTTTAATGATATTACTGATAACCTCTTGTACAATTCTGTAAAGCATCAATTCAATTTTGTCATCAAAACGCTCTTTTAGGCCCACAATCTGAAGCTGAATTTGAATTTTACCCGTAGCATTTACCTTGTTAGTGAGCTGTTTTAAAGCTGAAGTCAAACCAAATTTAGTAAGTGAACTTGGCATCATATTATGAGATATTTCTCTAATTTCCTTAATGCTATCTTCAAGCAAATTTAACGGGCTTTGCATTTCATGAATATAAGCTCTTTGTTGGGAAATGAAATTACCGAGTGTCATTCGAGCAGCAGCCAATGTCTGGCCAATACCATCGTGTAAATCTCGTGCTATTCGTATTCGTTCGCGTTCTTCCGCTTCAAGAACTGCCTGAGTACGTTGTTGTTGTATAAGGTTTTTTTCTATTAATAAGCGTTCATTGTTATTTTGCATAAGTCGTACTCGGTAGGCAAGCATACCACTCAATGCAATAATTTCGACAATGAAGGCTATCACAAAATAATCAATTCCAGCTAAATAGCTTCCGGGTAAAAATTCGTAGGTACTTAAACCAGAATAAAAAGCTACAAAAAAAACGGGTAAATTAGCTAACAAAAAGTAAGTAGCATCTTTTTTAAAATGTTCGATATAGATGCAATAAAGTGTAGTACCAAAAACAAAAATCGGTGATATCAGGAAACACAAACTTACTAGAAAAGTGATAGGAATAGTAAAGTTATTAAAAAGGTAATTTTCTAATAATAAATTATCAAAAAAGCTTACAATGATAAGAATACTAAAGAGAATGATGAAGAAATTACTATACCACAGAAAAAGTGGATTTTTAAGTAAATCCCATCTTAGATACGATTTAATGAAAATAATATTGGTAATGATAAGCAGCATAGTAGCGATATAACGTATTTTATCTCCTTCAATGCCAAAACTACCATCTCCATAAACCCTAATAAAATACCCTTGCATAGTATAAATAAAACACAAGGCTGTTAATACGTAAAGACCATAGTATAAGTATAGCCTAGCTTCAAAAACTATGGATATTAAGATGGATATAAAAAAAACAAAAAGTAAAATGCCTGATACGAACCCCCAACTAAAGTGGTCATTTGTTGGGAAGTAATATTCAAAATAGTTCTTTTCCCATATAGTTAAAGGAAACGAAATTGAACCAAAACTTTTTCTAATTTTCAGATAGTAGCTTACTTCTTGCTTGGGTTGTATGGTAGTTGGGAAAATAAAATCACGGTGCTTGATTCGACGATTTTGTTGCGGTACTTTCCAGTTTGATGACTGATGGTCTTTCACAATCTTATTTTCTACTACATAAAACTCAATTTCATCGTAGAGAGATAAATGCAAGTGAATGAGTAAGTCTTGAACCATATTGGTTGTATTCTTGAGTTCAATTCTAAACCAGTAGGGTTTTCCATTGGCCCAATAGGTAGGTACACTACCTCGTACTTTTTCAAATTTATATACTTGCGGAAATGCCGCTAATTTTTCAATGTTATAGGGTTCATTTAGTTCTGGAAGTACAAAAATACCTTCAGGTAAATTGAGTTCTTGCCAAGTACCATCATATACAATAGCATCTGATTCGCTTTTTGCAAATGAAATGAAAGATATACTACAGAATAGTAAAATGTATATGATTGATAATTTCATGAGGATTATAGTAACTGATGTCAAGTGAACAGTGCTATAATTCAATTATAGCACTGTAGAAGTATTATCAGTGGAAAAATATATAGGAAACGATAATGGCTGTAATTACACCAGCTAAATCGGCTAAAAGTCCTGCAATAAGTGTATAACGTGTATTTTTTATATTAACCGAGCCAAAATAGAGTGCTAATACATATAATATTGTATCGGAACAAGCTTGGAAAACACAAGAAAGACGACCAACAAATGAGTCAGCTCCAAAAGTTTTCATAGAGTCAATCATCATTGCTCTTGAGCCACTACCACTTAATGGGTGCATCAGGGCCGTAGGTAATGCATCGGTAAAATCGGTATTTATGCCAGTTAGACTAAAAATCCACTTGAAAGCATCCACAATATAGGTTAAAGCTCCGGAGTTTCTGAATGCACTAATGGCCACCAACATACCCACCAAATAAGGTATTACTTTGATAGATGTTTCAAAACCTTGTTTGGCTCCTTCGATGAACGTAGGAAAGATATCTACTTTTTTATAAACAGCACCTCCTATGAATCCTACAATAAAAATAAATAGAATCATATTACTCACGACGATTGAGGTAGTTTCGATTTCTTCTTTCGGAAGTCGTGAGAAGTACCATAAAACAAAACCAATAAAACCTGTAAGCCCTAGAAGCCATGAAAGAATGGTTTTATCGAAAAAATTGATTTTTTGCTTAATACCCACAAAAAGCATCCCCGTTAGGGTAGCCACATATACAGAAATTAACGCAGGAATAAATATATCAGCAGGATTGGCCGCATTGTAAATGGCTCTTTGTGCCATGATACTGAGTGGGATAAGAACTGGGCCAGCACTGTGTAGTACCATAAACATAATTTGAGCATTAGAAGCAGTATCTTTACTTGGATTGAG harbors:
- a CDS encoding FMN-binding glutamate synthase family protein: MNSIIQFLDNLAWWAYVIIFLIVLLLRDILQKKHTIQHNFPLIGHLRYFIESVGPELRQYIVANNREELPFNRRQRSWIYASSKKENNFQGFGTDQDMYSAGYNFIKPAMLPFKLPKGHPNLENPYICPSAKIIGEYHSRLKPYLPKSVVNISGMSYGSLSATAIESMNKGAAKFGCYHNTGEGGLSPYHKNGSDVVLNIGTAYFGIRDDEGNFVLEKLVKLCSENPCIKMIELKLSQGAKPGKGGVLPASKLTKELAEIRHVPMGKDVISPAFHSAFSDIKEMIEFIELMANATGLPVGIKSAVGKLEMWEELADLMKKTGKGPDFITIDGGEGGTGAAPPSFADHVSLPFVYAFSSVYRIFQKRELTDKITFIGSGKLGLPDTAVMAFSMGADVINVGRESMISIGCIQAQICHTNRCPSGVATQNKWLQGGIDPTLKSERFYNYIKTLTKEILDICHACGYEHPSQFMMDDVDVAMGDNNRTQSLRMTYHYQKTPVKFEGLQKLLDSPYLGGKTA
- a CDS encoding response regulator, whose amino-acid sequence is MSGNKLQILIVDDHQILLDGIESMLHSVGDYQVICKCSDGNTALDFLNKNHVDILLTDLYMPKMTGMELTQQVKKRFPHIKVLALSVSYDVSIVHDLIDLGISGFIIKTIGRDELIEAIDTIAQGNVYFSREVSNEILRSLSNKPDEETYHLTEREIEIVKLISQELSNNEIGKKLCISERTVETHRKNIYRKTNTKTIVGLIKYAVEHKLI
- a CDS encoding sensor histidine kinase gives rise to the protein MKLSIIYILLFCSISFISFAKSESDAIVYDGTWQELNLPEGIFVLPELNEPYNIEKLAAFPQVYKFEKVRGSVPTYWANGKPYWFRIELKNTTNMVQDLLIHLHLSLYDEIEFYVVENKIVKDHQSSNWKVPQQNRRIKHRDFIFPTTIQPKQEVSYYLKIRKSFGSISFPLTIWEKNYFEYYFPTNDHFSWGFVSGILLFVFFISILISIVFEARLYLYYGLYVLTALCFIYTMQGYFIRVYGDGSFGIEGDKIRYIATMLLIITNIIFIKSYLRWDLLKNPLFLWYSNFFIILFSILIIVSFFDNLLLENYLFNNFTIPITFLVSLCFLISPIFVFGTTLYCIYIEHFKKDATYFLLANLPVFFVAFYSGLSTYEFLPGSYLAGIDYFVIAFIVEIIALSGMLAYRVRLMQNNNERLLIEKNLIQQQRTQAVLEAEERERIRIARDLHDGIGQTLAAARMTLGNFISQQRAYIHEMQSPLNLLEDSIKEIREISHNMMPSSLTKFGLTSALKQLTNKVNATGKIQIQLQIVGLKERFDDKIELMLYRIVQEVISNIIKHAGAKKVNIELVKHDTELILIIEDDGRGFDTENTENHGIGLKNIATRVEYLNGNVNFDSSIGRGTSVVIEIPLN
- a CDS encoding nucleoside recognition domain-containing protein, translating into MALNYIWVAFFLVAFVVALLKLIFTGDTEIFKIIIEGMFDSSKIAVMDIALPLAGVMTFFLGILKVGEEAGVIRRMAKIIAPFFSKLFPEVPKDHPANGQMIMNFSANMLGLDNAATPFGLSAMQSLQELNPSKDTASNAQIMFMVLHSAGPVLIPLSIMAQRAIYNAANPADIFIPALISVYVATLTGMLFVGIKQKINFFDKTILSWLLGLTGFIGFVLWYFSRLPKEEIETTSIVVSNMILFIFIVGFIGGAVYKKVDIFPTFIEGAKQGFETSIKVIPYLVGMLVAISAFRNSGALTYIVDAFKWIFSLTGINTDFTDALPTALMHPLSGSGSRAMMIDSMKTFGADSFVGRLSCVFQACSDTILYVLALYFGSVNIKNTRYTLIAGLLADLAGVITAIIVSYIFFH